The following is a genomic window from Desulfonatronum thiosulfatophilum.
CAAGCGGGCCATGCGGGTCACCCAGACCGCCTGGTCATGGTTGTGTTCCGATTCGTGGATCAGATGCAGTCGTCCCTGGCGCTGGAATTTTTCGAGAATGGCCGTGGTGCCGTCCACCGAGGCGTTGTCCGTGGCAATGACGAAATCAACTCCCTGGTGCAGGTGAAACGCGATATTCGCCTCCACCACGTCTTCCTCGTTGCGGCACAGCAGGGTCATTACCAGCTTCATGACATCATCCCGATCGTATGGGCGGCATCGACATGAAGAATCTTCAGGCTACAGGGCCTCCTGCTCCGGAGGTAAAATGCCAGGAATCGAGAGTGCAACAAGTGATCTCGCCTGCGGAAGTCAGGGGGCGGACGACAAAAGTCCATCCGCGGGATGCATGCATAACGCAAAGAGAGAGCCTCCGGCTCCTGGATCTTATTGATGGGACGTCGGGACAATGACTTGCGCGTCACCTTCCACCACATCCTCGACATAGAGCATTTTCACCATGATCATGGCGACAACCGTGAGCGGCGCCGCGAGGATCAATCCCAACACTCCAAACAGAACGCCCATGGCCACCTGCACCGAAATCAACAAGGCCGGCGCCAGGTTGACGACGCGATGCTGGATCATGGGTACGATGAAATTGCCCTCGATGTTTTGGATGATCAGATAGAACACCAGGACAATCAGACCGGTCTGCGCGCCCTCGGCGAATCCGATGATGACAATTGGGATAGTCGCAATGATCGGACCCAGGAACGGGATAAAGGTCAAAAACGCTGTGAGTACGCCAAGGCTGAGCCAAAGATCGATACCAATCAGCATCAGGCCGAGGGAAACACTGACGCCCAGCAGCAGCATGGAGATGATTTGCCCCAGGAACCACCAGCGCAGGGCATGTGCAATGGCCGAGAAAGTCTCTCCCAGGCGTTGACGACGATGGACGGGGAACAGTCTCAGAACGCCGCGCCGATAGAGCTCGGGATCGGCAGCAGCAAAAATTGTGATCGCCAGCAAAATGATCAAGCTGGCAATGGCGCTCAACCCCATTGTTGTGGCAGTTGCGAGATGACCGGCCACCTTTTGGGAGATTTCCGCCAACTGCTCCCGCCCGTTCTCTTCGTTCAAATCCAAAAATGTTTCCGTCCAGCCGGCTGCGGACAACTTTTCCTGCATTCGTTCGATAAAGGACATGAAGGTTCGCCAGAGATCATCGACCTGCGCAAAAAACTGCGGCAAGATCAAGTAGCCGAGGAGTCCCAGAGAACCGGCCAATAGAACGAGAACGAGAGCCAGCGCCCAGCCACGCTTCAGGGGCGTTCGCTTGGCGATGCCCGCAGCCAAACCGTCAAGGCCAACCGCGAGCAGCACACTGGCGAACATCAACAGCAGGACGTCGCCGATCAACCAGATCAGAAGGCTTAAGGCTCCGAGCAGAAGTACTCGATCGGTTCGAAACCAACGCTGATCGGCAACGCCAGTCCGATGTTCGATCACTGGATAAGTGGGTTTGGGCTGGTCAGACATCTGTCCTTTTTCACCAAGTTAGGTGCTTTACACGGTTTCCCAGGATGGCTGGTTCCTGGTTCAGCCGATTTCTTTTTTTACCTTCTCCTTTTCTTGGTTGAAGCTATTGAGAAGTTCATCAAGTTCATCTTCTGAAAACTGCTTTTTCATAGTGGGGAAGGTTTCTTCTTCTTCCTCATCAATGTGGTGCTCATTGATCTCCAGCATAACTTTCACTTTTGCCCAGAATTCTTCGCTGTCTTGATCAGAATTTTGGGCTTCTTCGAGTAGACGCTCCATTACATCATGTTCCTGCAGCTTTTCCAACGTTTCAAGACGAATTTCTCTGTCGTCGCTGTGCTTCAAACGTTGGAAAACGGAAGCTTCTTCTCCTTTGACATGGGGTTTGAGATCTTTCTTGATTTCTTGGAACAACTTTTTCCATTCGGAAGAATTCTCGGCTTGCTTGAACTTTTTGGTCAACTCTCTTTGCTCGTCATGATCTTTTTTCAGTACTGCGTAAAAATTGCTGGCCATGGTTTTGTCCTCCTCTCATTAAAAACGTTAGGGTCAACGAGTTCAAGGAATTAAAGGCGGCGGCGTGATTGACGCCGCTGCCTGACTGCTTTTTATCTCACAACCTGATGGTGCTGTCCGAAGCATTCCAGCGTATAGGACCATGGACCTCCTATCGTAACCCAGTATGGTTTTTTCTGGATGCTCAGTGAACTGGCAACTATTCTGCAAATTCTGATCCTAAGGATAGGATCTGGGCGGGATGAGTCGTTCCATGAATTTCATGAACCGCCCCAGCCCTCACTTTGCCTGAACATTCGCCACAAGGGGTTTTTGCTTTAACGGCCCAGGTGACCGCATCCGCCTTGACCATTGCCGCGGTCACTGACCAAATGCCAGCGTTGAAAGAAGGGCAATGTCAGTTCTTCTGGAGTCCAATCGCGTATGCTGGACCACGATGGGAATGTTTGAGCGAAAGATGCTGGAAAAATCCGTATCTCTCGGAAGCCTTGCCGGCTCACTGAGATCATTGAAACGCAGATGATTCGTTCTCTCTCCCGCGAGTCTGATCTTGTACGGTCCGATGGGATCCTTGTCGGCAAAATAGACGGTTATTTCAATTTCCGCCTCTTCTTTGTTGGGATTCAAGATGCACGCTGTTTCATGGCTGATGAACTTATAGTCTTTCGTTTCATCGTCCGCGGGGATAAATCCTTCCGCAATGACCCATATCTTTTTTCCGATTTCTTCCATTTTCCTACCTCCTTTGAAGTTTACCCAGGATAACGCTTCCTGAGTTTTTAGGTTTGTGGAATCCAAAGACTCTCCTCCAGTTTGTAAGAAATCTTGATGCCATCAGTGAATAATTTATCAACCCACCGCCTTTCCTGTACCTCAATCCATTCTTTTTTCAGCCTGATAATGTTGTATCCATTCGGTTCGCCGCGGATGCGATGGGATATGGCGGTCCCTGCCTGCGCCACGATGATGGAACGCTTTGTGGACGGATAATACGTTCGGATGTCTCCTGTGTACCCGTGGTGCAAATGACCGGAAATCAAAAGGTCTACGCCGCACCGGTCAATCACCTCCAGCGCCCGTTGAGCTCTCC
Proteins encoded in this region:
- a CDS encoding AI-2E family transporter, with the translated sequence MSDQPKPTYPVIEHRTGVADQRWFRTDRVLLLGALSLLIWLIGDVLLLMFASVLLAVGLDGLAAGIAKRTPLKRGWALALVLVLLAGSLGLLGYLILPQFFAQVDDLWRTFMSFIERMQEKLSAAGWTETFLDLNEENGREQLAEISQKVAGHLATATTMGLSAIASLIILLAITIFAAADPELYRRGVLRLFPVHRRQRLGETFSAIAHALRWWFLGQIISMLLLGVSVSLGLMLIGIDLWLSLGVLTAFLTFIPFLGPIIATIPIVIIGFAEGAQTGLIVLVFYLIIQNIEGNFIVPMIQHRVVNLAPALLISVQVAMGVLFGVLGLILAAPLTVVAMIMVKMLYVEDVVEGDAQVIVPTSHQ
- a CDS encoding hemerythrin domain-containing protein yields the protein MASNFYAVLKKDHDEQRELTKKFKQAENSSEWKKLFQEIKKDLKPHVKGEEASVFQRLKHSDDREIRLETLEKLQEHDVMERLLEEAQNSDQDSEEFWAKVKVMLEINEHHIDEEEEETFPTMKKQFSEDELDELLNSFNQEKEKVKKEIG
- a CDS encoding sensory rhodopsin transducer translates to MDSTNLKTQEALSWVNFKGGRKMEEIGKKIWVIAEGFIPADDETKDYKFISHETACILNPNKEEAEIEITVYFADKDPIGPYKIRLAGERTNHLRFNDLSEPARLPRDTDFSSIFRSNIPIVVQHTRLDSRRTDIALLSTLAFGQ